In Bombus huntii isolate Logan2020A chromosome 3, iyBomHunt1.1, whole genome shotgun sequence, a single genomic region encodes these proteins:
- the LOC126863404 gene encoding RING finger protein 121 isoform X2 yields the protein MHSHVIPNKSEDEMTVEEKWMVQHVKMHEQHKGHDDMHLEMVLILFLTLLVAQIILVEWRKLHYKSYQFVTLIAMWIIPFGLSLKNHWWRFIFIWLVTSCITGLIVRKAVQKPIAGTTPRLVYKWFLFIYKLSYTLGIISYVLMLATFFGLHLVFEVKPQIWLDWGLLLLFYGLYFGVLGRDVAEICADKMASHIGYYVPGHMPTRTLEPGVCAVCGNRLLVSENEPGVIENTYKLSCEHVFHEFCIRGWCIVGKKQTCPYCKEKVDLKKMFYNPWERPHVLYGQLLDWVRWLVAWQPLILFLAQGINWGLGLE from the exons ATGCATTCACACGTAATCCCAAATAAG AGTGAAGATGAGATGACAGTAGAAGAGAAATGGAT GGTGCAACATGTAAAAATGCACGAACAACATAAAGGGCATGATGACATGCATTTAGAAATGGtgcttattttatttttaactttgttAGTAGCACAGATTATATTAGTTGAATGGAGGAAACTACACTATAAGTCATATCAG ttTGTTACTTTAATTGCTATGTGGATAATTCCATTTGGATTaagtttaaaaaatcattggtggagatttatatttatctggTTAGTAACATCTTGTATAACAGGATTAATAGTAAGGAAGGCTGTTCAAAAACCTATAGCAGGTACAACACCAAG attGGTGTATAAAtggtttctttttatttataaattaagtTATACATTGGGCATAATAAGTTATGTTTTAATGTTAGCCACATTTTTTGGTTTACATCTTGTATTTGAGGTTAAGCCACAAATATGGCTAGATTGGGGTTtacttttgttattttatggTCTTTATTTTGGAGTATTAGGAAGAGATGTTGCAGAAATATGTGCAGATAAAATGGCTTCACATATCGGG TATTATGTACCAGGCCATATGCCAACAAGAACTTTAGAACCTGGTGTGTGTGCAGTATGTGGAAATAGACTTTTAGTGTCAGAAAATGAACCTGGTGTTATTGAAAACACATATAAACTTAGTTGTGAACACGTGTTTCACGAATTTTGTATCAGAGGATGGTGCATTGTAGGAAAAAAACAAACATGTCCATATTGTAAAGAAAAAGTTGATCTCAAGAAAATGTTTTACAATCC ATGGGAACGACCTCATGTTTTGTATGGTCAACTACTAGATTGGGTCAGGTGGTTAGTTGCGTGGCAACCATTAATTTTGTTTCTCGCTCAAGGTATCAATTGGGGCCTAGGCCTCGAGTAA
- the LOC126863404 gene encoding RING finger protein 121 isoform X1, protein MHSHVIPNKSEDEMTVEEKWMVQHVKMHEQHKGHDDMHLEMVLILFLTLLVAQIILVEWRKLHYKSYQFVTLIAMWIIPFGLSLKNHWWRFIFIWLVTSCITGLIVRKAVQKPIAGTTPRLVYKWFLFIYKLSYTLGIISYVLMLATFFGLHLVFEVKPQIWLDWGLLLLFYGLYFGVLGRDVAEICADKMASHIGYYVPGHMPTRTLEPGVCAVCGNRLLVSENEPGVIENTYKLSCEHVFHEFCIRGWCIVGKKQTCPYCKEKVDLKKMFYNPWERPHVLYGQLLDWVRWLVAWQPLILFLAQGINWGLGLELPEDTDDGNVNTTKLGIDIR, encoded by the exons ATGCATTCACACGTAATCCCAAATAAG AGTGAAGATGAGATGACAGTAGAAGAGAAATGGAT GGTGCAACATGTAAAAATGCACGAACAACATAAAGGGCATGATGACATGCATTTAGAAATGGtgcttattttatttttaactttgttAGTAGCACAGATTATATTAGTTGAATGGAGGAAACTACACTATAAGTCATATCAG ttTGTTACTTTAATTGCTATGTGGATAATTCCATTTGGATTaagtttaaaaaatcattggtggagatttatatttatctggTTAGTAACATCTTGTATAACAGGATTAATAGTAAGGAAGGCTGTTCAAAAACCTATAGCAGGTACAACACCAAG attGGTGTATAAAtggtttctttttatttataaattaagtTATACATTGGGCATAATAAGTTATGTTTTAATGTTAGCCACATTTTTTGGTTTACATCTTGTATTTGAGGTTAAGCCACAAATATGGCTAGATTGGGGTTtacttttgttattttatggTCTTTATTTTGGAGTATTAGGAAGAGATGTTGCAGAAATATGTGCAGATAAAATGGCTTCACATATCGGG TATTATGTACCAGGCCATATGCCAACAAGAACTTTAGAACCTGGTGTGTGTGCAGTATGTGGAAATAGACTTTTAGTGTCAGAAAATGAACCTGGTGTTATTGAAAACACATATAAACTTAGTTGTGAACACGTGTTTCACGAATTTTGTATCAGAGGATGGTGCATTGTAGGAAAAAAACAAACATGTCCATATTGTAAAGAAAAAGTTGATCTCAAGAAAATGTTTTACAATCC ATGGGAACGACCTCATGTTTTGTATGGTCAACTACTAGATTGGGTCAGGTGGTTAGTTGCGTGGCAACCATTAATTTTGTTTCTCGCTCAAGGTATCAATTGGGGCCTAGGCCTCGA